The genomic region TGGAGATAATTCGCATGGAGCAGAAGTGATATGACCTCGAAACGATAATCGTAAAGCCCAAAAAGAGCACCGATGCCGTAATCATCTATTCCGCCTTCTATAGCTCTGTCCATTACCGAAAGACGCCAGTCATAATCCGATTTAGGTCCGGAAGGATGCAGTCTGTCGTACGTCGGGCGGTGATATGTTTCCTGAAAGCAGGTGTAGGTACCAATTCCCAGCTCATCCAGCTGCGAAAATTCCTCTACAGTGAGCGGAGCCACCTCGACGTTTATCCGTCTTATCTCTCCAGCTTCTGTCCCTGTTTCATAGGCGGTGCGAATGCCTTCCAGCAGATAGGTCAAATCTTCATTTTCTCTCTCGCCGGTTAAAACAAGCAGCCTTTTATGCCCCTTTTCTATGAGAGCCTCGACTTCCTTCTTGATTTCCTCCTGAGAGAGTCGGCGGCGTTCAACCTCGTCATTTCCCTGGCGAAAAGCACAGTAAAGACATTTGTTGTCACAGATGTTGTCAAAATATAGAGGGGCAAAAAGAACCAGCCTTTTACCGTATATGGTCTCTTTTACCTGGCGGGCTGTTTGCAGCATCAGCTCAAGCATTTCCCGCTCCTCAATCTGCAGGAGGGCTGCTGCTTCCTCCGGGCTTAATCCCTCCAAATTTACAGATTCTTTTATTATCCTCTCAATCTCTTCTTTATCGCGGGCAAGTTCCTCCCCTCTGGCCAGAAATTTTTCGATGTTATCCTCGCGGAAAAGCTCGGCCAGTTCATCTGCTTCAGCCGTCTTCTCTGTGGTCATGCTGTCAAAATCAGCTGTCCTGTTCTTCATTTTTAATCCTCCACCTCCTTTGAAGTAAGAGCAGACTTAACATTTACTTTCTCCAGCGAGCCGAGTTCTCCGGTTATAGCTCCGATCTCATCAGTATCGCCCTCAACCAGCAGCGAGATAACTCCCATATTATCTTCCCGGCGGGGCACTCCCATACGCCCGATGATTATATTGCCGTATTTTGAAAGAATCTCATTTACCTGCGAGGCAGCCTTCTGACGATCATCGATAACGATAGCAACAGCTCCAATTCTCCTGGACATTTTTATTTCCCCCTTCTATCATGATCATGATTTATGTAAAATATCCACACAAATTACAAAAACAGGCCCAAAAAAAACATACCAGGGCCCGTGTGAAATTTGCCTTACTCCCTGATCGCAGGCATCTGGCCCTAAACTCAGGAGATATATTCTGTTTTCTCCGGATAAAAAATTGAGCTATCTCATTAATGTTCTTTCATGAAAAATCAGGAAATTCCTGCCTGTCAACAAAAATTTTTTGGATCTTCTTGTCTTTAACTGATAACAGGAAGATCCTGAAATGATAAAAGCCATAAATCAAAAAATAGTCAATCCCAGGACCCCTCCAAAAATAAGGACAAAACCTGGAGGAAGGTTAAAGGCCAAAAGCCCGAAAAAAGCTGCCGCCGCCAGAAAAATCCCTTTTAATTCCGGAGTCAGGGCTGTACTCATCTCCCAGGCAAAAAAAAGTATCAATCCCAGGGTGGCCAGCCTCACCCCCCGCAAAAATCCTTCAAAGCCCGGATGGTTTTGATAACGACTAAACCCTTTTACAACCAGCATCATCAGAATTACAGCAGGCAGCATGACTCCCAGCGATGCAGCTAATATTCCGATTATACCTGCCACCTCGTAACCCACATAAACAGCGTACTTAATCGAGATAGGTCCCGGAGCAGCCTGTGAAAATCCGGCAACGTTTATAAATTCCTCCATAGAAAGCCAGCCATAATTTTTGACAATTTCTCGCTCAAGCAGAGGATAAAAAGTATAGCTCCCTCCAATAGCCAGTGCTCCCACTTTGAAAAAAGCCCAGAATAATCTTATTAGCACAATTTCTCAACCCCCGATATATGATTCCACCACCTCGTTATATTTAATCACATATAACGAACGTAAAAAACTTAACTTACAGTTGAGGATATCATTCTAAAAAGCTTCAGTCAACATATTATAAGGATCTTCCTGTCCTCTGTCGTTTGCAGGTAAATTTTTCCTCAGACCTACCTCTCTCCTGAAATTTTCTAAAGCCTCTGACCTAACCAGGTTGACCGTGCTGCCCCCAAAACCTGCTCCGGTCATTCTGGCCCCAATAATCCCGCATAAGCTGAATCGGTTAGAGCGAAAATATGCACGTAATCACCAACCGCGTCGATATACTCTCGATAAAATCCGATGTATATCTCCAGCAGCTCATCCAGCAGATCACGGGCAAATTCCTGATTCATCTTTATGGGGGCTTGATTATAATATCTGTCACTATTCATACTTTTCTGCGCAGGAGAAAAATGGCCTAAATTAGCTGTCATTTGCGTTTTTGACCCGGGTTTAAACAGGATATCCAGCCATCATAAAGAAGAATAACAATATGACTCGAAAAAAACAGCCTAGGAGTTTAAAATATGGAAGCAATATTAGTTCTGGCTCTGCTGGCTTTATCCTATCAAATACTCGTCAGGATGCTGACAGCTGCCGACAAAAAGGATAATCACCGGGAAAAAGAAGAGGTGAAAACCCCTAATATCCACAAAAAAACCGGAGAAGAATTCGCCGGTGGTTCCGGCCGGCCCGAAGATCCCTATCTGATCGCCAGCGCCGAACAGCTAAACAGGGTGCGTTTTTATTTGGACTGCAATTTTAAACAGATCGAAAACCTGAACTTAAAAAACCATTTTAGACTGCAGGAATGGCATCCCATCGGCGACGAATCCGCTGAGTTCACCGGTAGTTATGACGGCGCCAGCCATCCCATATCCGGGCTTAATCTTGAGAATGAAAAAGGAAGGTACTGCGGTTTGTTCGGGTACACCGGGAAAACCGCCGTTCTGAAGAATATATATCTGCAGGATGGCAGCTTCTACGGCGATTTGTTTTTAGGCGGCCTCGTGGGCTGGAATAAAGGCAGGATTATACGCAGTTATGCTGCTGGCAGGATAACCGGCTTTAAAAATATCGGCAGCCTGGCCGGCAGCAATGACGGCACAATTGAGGAATGCCTGGGAGCAGGCAGAGTTTATGGGGCCAGCAACTGTGGAGGTCTGGTAGGCTGGAATGGCGGTCGAATACGCAATTGTCATGCCAATACCAGCGTTAGCGGCAATAAGGCTCTGGGCGGTTTGACAGGCTGCAATTATGGTTTGATCGAAAAATGTTTTTCATCCGGAGATGTTTACGGAGAAAAAAGATCAGGTAGCCTGGTCGGCTGGAACACCGGCAGCATAGAAAAAAGCTATGCCCGACGGGGGGCAGCCCCAATTCGGGAGTTCGAGCGCAAAGCCGGCATTTTAAAAACTGACCGCTTATTGAAACAAAAGAAAACTTTTACCTCCTGGGACTTTGCTGAAACCTGGAACATCAAAGAGGGCAAAAGTTATCCCTATCTTGGATTTTAACACCATATAATCTTTCTTTACTGCCTCAGTGATTCTATGAACTGGCGGGCGGTCCGACCGGATTGACCGCTGTTTTTTTGCCGCCATTTCAGAGCTTTTTCTTCCAGTACAGCCTCCGGCATGTTGATATCTTCCTGTTCCGCTATACCTCTTACAATCTCGAGATACTGCTGTTGATCGGGGGAGTTGAAGAGGATGGTAAGTCCGAACCTCTCGGACAACGACAGCCTCTCATTGATCATCTC from Halarsenatibacter silvermanii harbors:
- the hydG gene encoding [FeFe] hydrogenase H-cluster radical SAM maturase HydG — protein: MKNRTADFDSMTTEKTAEADELAELFREDNIEKFLARGEELARDKEEIERIIKESVNLEGLSPEEAAALLQIEEREMLELMLQTARQVKETIYGKRLVLFAPLYFDNICDNKCLYCAFRQGNDEVERRRLSQEEIKKEVEALIEKGHKRLLVLTGERENEDLTYLLEGIRTAYETGTEAGEIRRINVEVAPLTVEEFSQLDELGIGTYTCFQETYHRPTYDRLHPSGPKSDYDWRLSVMDRAIEGGIDDYGIGALFGLYDYRFEVISLLLHANYLQERYGVGPHTISVPRLNMAAGAPLDNPPAPVSDFQFKKLVAVLRLAVPYTGIILSTREEESLRDQLFRHGVSQISAGSRTSPGGYEEARQRDSKEEQFSLHDTRPIAEIIYELAEKNYLPSFCTACYRKGRTGEDFMDLARPGKIQQYCKPNAMMTFKEYLEDFAGDELQERGESCLEHHLDEMKENNSDLAGRIKERLNKIGRGERDIYL
- a CDS encoding TM1266 family iron-only hydrogenase system putative regulator; the encoded protein is MSRRIGAVAIVIDDRQKAASQVNEILSKYGNIIIGRMGVPRREDNMGVISLLVEGDTDEIGAITGELGSLEKVNVKSALTSKEVED
- a CDS encoding chromate transporter → MLIRLFWAFFKVGALAIGGSYTFYPLLEREIVKNYGWLSMEEFINVAGFSQAAPGPISIKYAVYVGYEVAGIIGILAASLGVMLPAVILMMLVVKGFSRYQNHPGFEGFLRGVRLATLGLILFFAWEMSTALTPELKGIFLAAAAFFGLLAFNLPPGFVLIFGGVLGLTIF
- a CDS encoding GLUG motif-containing protein; translated protein: MEAILVLALLALSYQILVRMLTAADKKDNHREKEEVKTPNIHKKTGEEFAGGSGRPEDPYLIASAEQLNRVRFYLDCNFKQIENLNLKNHFRLQEWHPIGDESAEFTGSYDGASHPISGLNLENEKGRYCGLFGYTGKTAVLKNIYLQDGSFYGDLFLGGLVGWNKGRIIRSYAAGRITGFKNIGSLAGSNDGTIEECLGAGRVYGASNCGGLVGWNGGRIRNCHANTSVSGNKALGGLTGCNYGLIEKCFSSGDVYGEKRSGSLVGWNTGSIEKSYARRGAAPIREFERKAGILKTDRLLKQKKTFTSWDFAETWNIKEGKSYPYLGF